Genomic DNA from Spirochaeta cellobiosiphila DSM 17781:
ACTCGTCCTTCATATTTAGATACTGCTTCTTAGCCTCTACAGTAACAACACCACCAGGAAAAGCAGCTTCTGTTGCTCTTGCAAAAGATTCAAGAGCCTTAACTCTACGCTCAACTTGTTCTGTATTAAAATCACGAATATAAATATCGATAAATGAGTTTTGTACACTTCCCTGGATCGTCTGTGCCCAATAATTACCAAATCTACCATCTGTGGCTTCAGGGCTTTCAGAACGGGGAATCATATTCATATACGCAATCGCCATGGATATGGAATTAACCAATCGCCCTCTAGCATAACCTGGATGTATGGGAATGCCTTTAAAGGACACTCTTGCATAATAAGCAGTATAACATTCAGCTTCTATCTCACCTTCTTCACCCGCATCCATTGTGTAAGCATATTTTGATCTAACTTTATCCAAAGGAAATCTATCCATTCCAGCACCAGTTTCTTCATCTGGAGTGAAAATAATTTCCAAGGGAGGATGTGGAAAATCTGGATGAGCTTTTAAATACACAAGCATTGTCATAATTTCAGCTACACCTGCTTTATCATCAGCGCCCAATAGTGTCGTCCCATCTGTTGTAATTACGGTTTTGCCCACATATCTCAGTAACTCTGGTTCTTCCTGAGGATCAATAGTAATACCTTCTTTTAAGACGATTTTATTACCATCATATTGTTCATGTAATTGGGGTTTGATATTTTCACCAGGAGCATCTTCAGCTGTATCCACATGAGCCATTAGTCCTATGTAGGGTAAGTTTTCATATCCCTTTGAACCTGGTAATCGTGCAAACAAAAACCCTTTGTCATCTAATTCTATGTCTGACATACCTAAATCTGTTAGCTCTGCTTTTAATAGTTTAAGTAAATCCCACTGGTTATCTGTGGTAGGTACTTTTGAAGAATGCCTATCACTAGTTGTATATATTTGAACATATCTTACAAATCGTTCGCAGACATCCTTTTCTATTGCATCCTGATTCATTCCAACTCCTATCCTTTTATCTCTTGAGCCACTTCTTTAGCCCATATTGTTGCTTCTTCTACAGCATCATCTATTCTAGAATCAACCTTTAAACTTTGACTGAGTAATTTGCCACCATTGTTTTTTACACGATTTTCAAGTATGTCTACAGCACCGCAAAACATAGCAAAACTCTTATTGCCTGCTCCAAAACAAGCAGCCCATTTGCCTGTTAAATCAAGTTCTTCAAACTCTCGTTCGAAAAGAGCCCAGTCAGATTGAAGATCACCTTCGTCCCAGGTTGATGACCCTAGGATAAGATTCTCATAATCTTCCAATTCATCATTACTAGCTTCATAGGCATTGCGTACTGTAGTATCAATACCTTCTGCTTCAAAAACATTCTTGATAGCCTCAGCCATTTTTTCGGTAGTACCACGTTTACTGCCAAAAACAATTATTGCTTCCATGATAGGACTCCTTTCTACTGTTACAAAGATGTTCAATCTGGCAAATCACGTCAAGGCTTTGCGATTTTTACTGGACAAATTTTGTAACTTTTATATATTCATTTCTATGAACATACCTAACTATCCAGATTTTATTCCTGTAACATTAGATATCAGGGATGAAATGCACCCTTTTTTTACAATTTTACCTCAGGGTATAAGCGAATATACCTTTGCAGGCTTGTTTCTTTTTAGAGACACTTATCAATATAAGATTTCAAAACTTCCAGGAAAAGACAAAGATCTATGTGCTATTTCAGGCATAAAGGAAGGAAAAAAGTTCTTTATGCTTCCTTGTGGTTTTCCTGAGTGGGAATGTTTTGAAGATCTTATGAATAATCATGATTATCTAAAAGGTCTAGCAGAAGATTTAGCTGACAGTCACTGGTGTAAGCTAGAGCAATCTGGTTACAAGATTCAGGAAGATAGAGATAATTTTGATTATCTATACAATAGAGAGGATCTAGCCACATTAAGTGGAAGGAAATTTCATAAGAAACGAAATCTTGTAAATGCCTTTATTAATAGCTATTCCTATGAAGAAGTCCCCCTTACACCTGAACGAAAAGATGATGCCTTTTGGCTCATAGAAGAATGGAGAAAAGATCGAGAGGATGACGGGGATTATAAAGCAGCGATAGAAGCCCTACAATTATGTCAGGAACTAGAGCTCAAGGGATATATGGTTTATGTGGATGGAAAACCAGCCGCTTATACTCTTGGCGAAAGTCTAGCGGCGGGTAAGATGTTTGTCGTTCACTTTGAAAAGGCTATTAATGAATATAAAGGAATTTATCAGTTTATTAATAAAGCTTTTGCATCTATTCTCCCAAAACACTATAATTACATCAATAGAGAACAAGACCTTGGAGATGAAGGACTCAGACAGGCCAAAATGACGTATAGGCCTTGTGGATTTGTTAAGAAGTACAAAGTTGAAAAACTACAGACGAGTACTCCTCCAAAACCTTAAGCGACAATTTTGTAGGCTATGAGTTTACATTTTCGTAAAAAGCACATCCTTGTAAACAATAAATTGTTACAAAGAAAAGACTTAATCTCTCATCTCTTATATTGGCATATATTTTGCAACAATTATAAACGTTAAAAGGAAATTATTTTTAGGAGATATGAAAAATGGCTACAAGTGTAACGGACCTATATGGTGTTAATGCATTCAGTGACGTGGTAATGCGAGAAAGATTGCCCAAAGCTGTTTACAAAGAAATAAAAGCAGTTCAACAAGGACTTATGGTGCTTTCTTTGGAATCAGCCAACGTTGTAGCAGCTGCTATGAAGGATTGGGCAATTGAAAGAGGAGCAACACACTATACTCACTGGTTCCAACCACTAACTGGTGCTACTGCAGAAAAGCATGATTCATTCATTGAGCCTACAGGCGATGGTCGTGTATTGATGGAGTTCAGTGGTAAAGCTTTAATTCAAGGAGAGCCTGACGCTTCTTCCTTCCCCTCAGGAGGTCTACGGGACACTTTTGAAGCTAGAGGTTATACAGCATGGGATACAACAAGCCCAGCTTTTATTAAAGATGCTACTACAGGAAAGATACTTGCCATACCAACAGCATTTATTGGTTATCATGGACAGGCATTAGATAAAAAAACACCCTTATTAAGATCCATGGATGCTTTGAGCACTCAAGCATTACGAGTGTTAAGAGCATTAGGCAACAATACAGCAAAAAAAGTTACAACAACTGTGGGACCTGAGCAAGAATACTTTCTAATTGATAAGGAGTATTTTGCAAAGAGACCTGACCTTCTTCTATCTG
This window encodes:
- the pepT gene encoding peptidase T; the protein is MNQDAIEKDVCERFVRYVQIYTTSDRHSSKVPTTDNQWDLLKLLKAELTDLGMSDIELDDKGFLFARLPGSKGYENLPYIGLMAHVDTAEDAPGENIKPQLHEQYDGNKIVLKEGITIDPQEEPELLRYVGKTVITTDGTTLLGADDKAGVAEIMTMLVYLKAHPDFPHPPLEIIFTPDEETGAGMDRFPLDKVRSKYAYTMDAGEEGEIEAECYTAYYARVSFKGIPIHPGYARGRLVNSISMAIAYMNMIPRSESPEATDGRFGNYWAQTIQGSVQNSFIDIYIRDFNTEQVERRVKALESFARATEAAFPGGVVTVEAKKQYLNMKDELDKHPLVMDKLRKALENAGVEAKEKSIRGGTDGARLTELGVPCPNVFAGGHNFHSCKEWVGLPTMVKSVDVLLELIKLWTEK
- a CDS encoding flavodoxin domain-containing protein; this translates as MEAIIVFGSKRGTTEKMAEAIKNVFEAEGIDTTVRNAYEASNDELEDYENLILGSSTWDEGDLQSDWALFEREFEELDLTGKWAACFGAGNKSFAMFCGAVDILENRVKNNGGKLLSQSLKVDSRIDDAVEEATIWAKEVAQEIKG
- a CDS encoding DUF2156 domain-containing protein, translating into MNIPNYPDFIPVTLDIRDEMHPFFTILPQGISEYTFAGLFLFRDTYQYKISKLPGKDKDLCAISGIKEGKKFFMLPCGFPEWECFEDLMNNHDYLKGLAEDLADSHWCKLEQSGYKIQEDRDNFDYLYNREDLATLSGRKFHKKRNLVNAFINSYSYEEVPLTPERKDDAFWLIEEWRKDREDDGDYKAAIEALQLCQELELKGYMVYVDGKPAAYTLGESLAAGKMFVVHFEKAINEYKGIYQFINKAFASILPKHYNYINREQDLGDEGLRQAKMTYRPCGFVKKYKVEKLQTSTPPKP